In one Thermodesulfobium acidiphilum genomic region, the following are encoded:
- the rpsB gene encoding 30S ribosomal protein S2, whose amino-acid sequence MSIISMKQLLEAGVHFGHQTRRWNPKMKPYIFTARNGIYIIDLQKTLRCFEAAYDFARKIASEGEEILFVGTKRQAQDAIKEEAIRCGSPYVNTRWLGGTLTNFVTIMSRITRLKELEELQASGRIDLYPIKEAMKLKKELAKLQSSLGGMKNMNRLPGALFVADIKKDQIAVLEARKLGIPVIGIVDTNCDPDLVDCIIPANDDAIRAIKLIAGKIADAIIEAKQGQDAVEVSESKEFQESTEEAV is encoded by the coding sequence GTGTCAATAATTTCTATGAAACAGCTTTTAGAAGCAGGGGTACATTTCGGGCACCAGACGCGAAGGTGGAATCCGAAAATGAAACCTTACATCTTTACTGCTAGAAATGGAATCTATATTATTGATCTTCAAAAAACTCTTCGTTGTTTCGAAGCAGCCTATGATTTTGCTAGAAAAATTGCTTCTGAAGGTGAAGAAATTTTGTTTGTTGGAACTAAAAGACAGGCTCAAGATGCCATTAAAGAAGAAGCTATAAGGTGTGGTTCGCCGTATGTAAATACCAGATGGCTTGGCGGTACGCTTACAAATTTTGTAACAATTATGAGCAGAATTACAAGATTAAAAGAATTGGAAGAACTTCAGGCAAGCGGAAGAATAGATTTGTATCCTATAAAAGAAGCTATGAAGCTCAAAAAAGAGCTTGCTAAGCTTCAAAGTAGTCTTGGTGGCATGAAAAACATGAACAGATTGCCTGGTGCTTTATTTGTTGCTGATATAAAGAAGGATCAAATAGCAGTTCTTGAAGCAAGGAAGCTTGGCATACCTGTTATAGGTATAGTAGATACCAATTGTGATCCGGATTTAGTCGACTGCATAATTCCAGCTAATGATGATGCAATTAGGGCTATAAAGCTCATTGCTGGGAAAATTGCAGATGCAATTATTGAGGCAAAACAAGGGCAAGATGCTGTTGAGGTATCTGAAAGTAAGGAATTTCAGGAAAGTACAGAAGAAGCTGTATAA
- a CDS encoding SixA phosphatase family protein: MEIIFIRHSNAETIGIEQKDFDRKLTPKGVKKAKKIAKGLKKIFNNEIVEIWTSPAQRAFQTSKIIAETLKCENVKEMDSLWESDFIKFLHDIKNVDENVRLICIGHQPTLTDWVKSLTGSIVSFKKCSCLSLTIDPTNPHSGTLNWFFDVKFIEKILDV; encoded by the coding sequence ATGGAAATAATTTTTATAAGACACAGCAACGCTGAAACCATCGGCATAGAACAGAAAGATTTTGACAGGAAACTAACTCCAAAGGGTGTTAAAAAGGCAAAAAAGATTGCGAAGGGCCTAAAAAAGATCTTTAACAATGAAATTGTAGAAATCTGGACCAGCCCAGCTCAAAGGGCATTTCAAACATCAAAAATAATAGCAGAAACTTTAAAGTGTGAAAACGTAAAAGAAATGGATTCTCTCTGGGAGAGTGATTTTATAAAATTTTTGCATGATATAAAAAACGTAGATGAAAATGTAAGATTAATATGTATAGGACATCAACCCACTCTCACAGACTGGGTAAAAAGTCTTACGGGATCAATAGTATCATTTAAAAAGTGTTCATGTTTGAGCCTTACAATAGATCCTACCAACCCTCACTCAGGAACCCTTAACTGGTTTTTTGATGTAAAATTTATAGAAAAAATCCTGGACGTCTAA
- the pyrH gene encoding UMP kinase — translation MSSRRVLLKLSGEALMGKKGYGLDPEVLTDLARQIYNVSNEDIQIAIVVGGGNIFRGLSGVALGMDRATADHMGMLATVINALALQDALERRGVQTRVQTAIEIREVAEPYIRRRAIRHLEKGRVVIFAAGTGSPYFTTDTAAALRAAEIGADVIFKATSVDGVYNADPKLNPGAVKFDKLKYMDVLKEGLSVMDTTAISMCMDNKIPIVVFSLLEPGNIEKALKGEKVGTLVY, via the coding sequence ATGAGTTCTAGGAGAGTTTTATTAAAATTAAGCGGTGAAGCGCTTATGGGTAAAAAAGGATATGGCCTCGATCCTGAAGTCCTGACCGATTTAGCAAGGCAGATTTATAACGTTTCTAATGAGGATATACAAATTGCTATAGTTGTGGGAGGGGGAAACATCTTTAGAGGTTTATCTGGAGTAGCTCTTGGTATGGATAGAGCTACAGCAGATCATATGGGAATGCTTGCTACTGTAATTAATGCACTTGCCCTGCAGGATGCTCTTGAGAGAAGAGGAGTTCAAACCAGGGTACAGACTGCAATTGAGATAAGAGAAGTAGCAGAGCCATATATCAGGCGCAGGGCTATAAGGCATCTAGAAAAAGGAAGGGTAGTAATTTTTGCGGCTGGGACAGGAAGCCCTTATTTTACTACTGATACTGCAGCTGCATTAAGGGCAGCAGAGATTGGTGCTGATGTTATTTTTAAAGCTACATCTGTAGATGGCGTTTATAATGCCGATCCAAAGCTAAATCCTGGTGCTGTAAAATTTGATAAGCTAAAATATATGGACGTACTTAAAGAAGGCCTTTCTGTAATGGATACTACTGCAATATCTATGTGTATGGACAATAAAATACCTATAGTGGTATTTAGCTTGCTTGAACCTGGCAATATAGAAAAAGCTCTAAAGGGAGAGAAGGTGGGTACGCTGGTTTATTAG
- a CDS encoding sulfite exporter TauE/SafE family protein, giving the protein MKDKLKFITFGILGGLASGLLGIGGGLVFVPLLTNYAGYSQKEAHATSLGAIIPAAIVGALIYNVNGLNSFTASIYLALGGIIGAQIGSRAMYKFSNKWLRKTFGVFLLLMCIRMVLK; this is encoded by the coding sequence ATGAAAGACAAGTTGAAGTTTATAACTTTTGGAATATTGGGCGGTTTGGCTTCAGGATTACTAGGAATTGGTGGTGGTTTAGTATTTGTCCCTCTTTTAACAAACTATGCCGGATACTCTCAAAAAGAGGCGCATGCCACATCGCTCGGTGCAATTATTCCTGCAGCCATTGTAGGCGCACTTATATATAATGTAAATGGCTTAAACAGTTTTACAGCCAGCATTTATTTAGCTTTGGGAGGCATTATAGGTGCTCAAATCGGATCAAGAGCAATGTACAAATTTTCAAACAAATGGCTTAGAAAAACATTTGGAGTTTTTCTTTTGTTAATGTGTATAAGGATGGTATTAAAGTGA
- the mtrB gene encoding trp RNA-binding attenuation protein MtrB translates to MFPLDTKPISTLADYVVIKALADGVMISGMTRGKETKFHHSERIDVGEVVIAQFTDNTSAMKVRGKAKILTKYGVVYSGMPEKE, encoded by the coding sequence ATGTTTCCTCTTGATACAAAACCTATTTCTACTTTAGCTGATTACGTAGTAATAAAAGCTTTGGCTGATGGGGTAATGATATCTGGCATGACAAGGGGAAAAGAAACAAAATTTCATCACTCTGAAAGAATTGACGTTGGTGAAGTAGTAATAGCACAGTTCACCGATAATACTTCAGCAATGAAGGTAAGAGGCAAGGCAAAAATACTTACAAAGTATGGAGTAGTGTATTCTGGAATGCCAGAAAAGGAATAG
- a CDS encoding TSUP family transporter — translation MNIILFLVVGLFTGVVSGMMGVGGGLVMIPAMVLFMSVPQGMAQGISLAAIVPISLMGAWVHFKKGGLKKDAILIGLGAILGASITSSIIPYIPINALKMIFSLVLFYFALRMILK, via the coding sequence GTGAACATTATTTTATTTCTTGTTGTAGGGCTTTTTACAGGTGTTGTTAGCGGCATGATGGGAGTTGGCGGTGGACTAGTGATGATACCTGCAATGGTATTATTTATGTCTGTGCCCCAAGGTATGGCACAAGGAATATCTCTAGCTGCAATAGTACCAATAAGTTTGATGGGAGCATGGGTACACTTTAAGAAAGGTGGATTAAAAAAAGACGCAATATTGATAGGATTGGGTGCCATACTAGGCGCGTCTATTACAAGTAGTATTATACCGTATATACCTATAAACGCTTTAAAAATGATATTTTCCTTAGTTTTATTTTATTTTGCTTTAAGAATGATATTGAAGTAA
- the frr gene encoding ribosome recycling factor, with protein MNSKEVEHLRQRMSKAIDNLSKEFASVRTGRASPALLDHVKVDYYGTTVPIKQLANVSQQDARTLLINVYDKNALQAVDKAIRLSDLGLTPQVDGMVLRIVIPTLTQERRKELVKVVKKMAEEARVAVRNIRRDELEILEKKVKNKEISEDDLKRFKNEFQKITDSFIQEIDKLLSNKEREILND; from the coding sequence TTGAATTCAAAAGAAGTAGAACACTTAAGACAGAGAATGTCAAAAGCTATTGATAATCTTTCAAAAGAATTTGCTTCTGTAAGAACAGGAAGAGCGTCTCCCGCTCTTTTAGATCACGTTAAGGTTGATTATTATGGGACTACTGTTCCCATTAAACAGCTTGCGAACGTTTCTCAACAAGATGCAAGAACTCTTCTTATTAACGTTTATGATAAGAATGCTCTTCAAGCAGTAGATAAAGCAATTAGATTATCTGATTTAGGACTTACTCCTCAAGTGGATGGGATGGTTTTGAGAATAGTGATTCCTACTCTAACTCAGGAGAGAAGGAAGGAACTTGTAAAGGTTGTTAAAAAGATGGCTGAAGAGGCGAGGGTAGCTGTAAGAAATATAAGGCGAGACGAACTTGAAATTTTGGAGAAAAAGGTAAAAAATAAAGAGATTTCAGAAGATGATCTGAAGAGGTTTAAAAACGAGTTCCAAAAGATAACGGATTCTTTTATCCAAGAAATTGATAAACTTCTTTCTAACAAAGAAAGGGAGATATTAAACGATTGA
- the tsf gene encoding translation elongation factor Ts — MEIKSEIVKELRERTGAGIMDCKKALQECSCDMEKAIKYLREKGLAKAAKRAGKEAKEGIIEAYIHQNKKIGVLLELNCETDFVARTDEFLNLAHDIALQIAASNPIYISKEHVSEEVLNSEKEILKNQARQEGKPENMLDKIVEGKIKKFYEEVCLLEQPFVKDPSIKISDLINQMIAKVGENIVVRRFSRFSLGESV, encoded by the coding sequence GTGGAAATAAAAAGTGAAATCGTTAAAGAGCTAAGAGAGAGAACCGGAGCAGGAATTATGGACTGCAAAAAGGCTCTGCAAGAGTGCTCTTGTGATATGGAGAAGGCAATAAAATACTTGAGAGAAAAAGGGCTTGCAAAGGCTGCTAAAAGAGCTGGTAAAGAAGCAAAGGAAGGAATAATTGAAGCTTATATCCATCAAAACAAAAAAATTGGAGTACTCTTGGAGCTTAATTGCGAGACTGATTTTGTTGCAAGAACTGATGAATTTTTGAATCTTGCACATGATATTGCTCTGCAGATTGCTGCATCTAATCCTATTTATATTTCTAAAGAGCATGTTTCAGAAGAAGTGTTAAATTCTGAGAAGGAAATTCTCAAAAATCAAGCAAGACAGGAAGGCAAACCAGAAAATATGCTTGATAAAATTGTAGAGGGTAAAATTAAGAAGTTTTATGAAGAAGTTTGTCTTTTAGAACAACCCTTTGTAAAAGATCCTTCTATTAAGATTTCTGATCTAATAAACCAGATGATTGCCAAAGTTGGGGAAAACATTGTAGTAAGGAGATTTTCTCGTTTTTCTTTAGGAGAGAGCGTATAA
- a CDS encoding AI-2E family transporter, with protein sequence MGKSFLSFLPIYILIAITIFVFAFKDFIIQVLLALIFAIVLSPPVDFLEKKKIPRFFGSLIIFFSVISFMVIIYLLIAPILNFEIQKLVASFPDYLKNFDDVFQNFLTNLQINPGHYIWLNLILQKLRDHFQEWIGNALNILGASTFDLINKAISWLVFPILTLFFMKDLPILTKGILEIFPQNKRTLIKEIGSCLTHGIRAYVKGQLILSVTIGFLTGLGLFFLGIEYFLLLGVLAAILEFIPYLGPMLASIPALIVSIAISPLKAFIVLIFYIILHQFEGVIIAPNIMSKSIDVPPSLVIIVLTIAAALGSIPGMLLSIPLTAISKSLYEYWQKSRTKP encoded by the coding sequence ATGGGTAAATCTTTTTTAAGCTTTTTACCAATATATATTTTGATAGCTATAACAATTTTCGTGTTTGCATTCAAAGATTTTATTATTCAAGTACTTCTTGCCCTTATTTTTGCTATAGTTTTATCTCCTCCTGTAGACTTTCTTGAAAAAAAGAAAATTCCAAGATTTTTTGGATCTTTAATAATATTTTTCTCGGTAATCTCATTTATGGTCATTATTTATTTACTTATTGCACCTATTTTGAATTTCGAAATCCAAAAATTAGTCGCATCTTTTCCAGATTATCTTAAAAATTTTGATGACGTCTTTCAAAATTTTTTAACCAATTTACAAATAAATCCAGGACATTATATTTGGTTGAATTTAATTCTCCAAAAATTAAGGGATCACTTTCAGGAATGGATTGGTAATGCATTAAATATTTTAGGTGCATCAACATTTGATTTAATAAATAAAGCCATATCCTGGCTAGTTTTCCCTATTCTAACTTTATTTTTTATGAAAGATCTTCCAATCCTTACCAAAGGTATTTTAGAAATATTTCCACAAAACAAAAGAACTCTCATAAAAGAAATTGGATCCTGTCTCACTCACGGCATTAGAGCCTATGTAAAAGGACAACTTATTTTGTCAGTCACTATAGGATTTTTGACAGGTCTAGGATTATTCTTTTTAGGTATCGAATATTTCCTTCTTCTTGGTGTTTTGGCAGCTATTTTAGAATTTATTCCTTATCTGGGGCCAATGCTTGCTTCAATTCCTGCTCTTATAGTTTCAATAGCAATTTCACCTTTGAAAGCTTTCATAGTACTTATTTTCTACATTATACTTCATCAATTTGAAGGAGTAATAATAGCGCCAAACATAATGAGCAAAAGCATCGACGTGCCTCCATCTCTGGTAATAATTGTGCTCACTATTGCTGCAGCACTTGGCTCAATTCCTGGAATGCTTTTATCAATCCCTCTTACTGCTATTTCTAAATCTCTTTATGAATATTGGCAAAAGAGCCGCACTAAACCCTAA
- the hisIE gene encoding bifunctional phosphoribosyl-AMP cyclohydrolase/phosphoribosyl-ATP diphosphatase HisIE, whose protein sequence is MIDNIISKIKFDKSGLVPAIVQDFYTLDVLMMAYMNEESLKKTIETNETWFYSRSRKCLWHKGETSGHIQRVKEIKVDCDGDTLLILVEQVGGIACHTGNRSCFYRKIENSGLVEEKSKSAILSYLFSTFKNREENPKPDSYVSKLLNKGKSRILQKLGEEAVETIIAGMRGDKSEFVYEVTDLYFHIALSLYTFGLSFDNIYEELIRRKKDEKDG, encoded by the coding sequence TTGATAGATAATATAATATCTAAAATTAAATTTGATAAATCTGGTCTTGTTCCAGCTATTGTTCAGGATTTTTATACATTAGATGTTCTAATGATGGCGTACATGAATGAGGAGTCCTTAAAGAAAACAATTGAAACTAACGAAACATGGTTTTATAGCAGATCGAGAAAGTGTTTGTGGCATAAAGGCGAAACGAGTGGCCACATACAAAGGGTTAAAGAGATAAAAGTTGATTGCGATGGGGATACTCTTCTTATTTTAGTAGAACAAGTTGGTGGGATTGCCTGTCATACAGGAAACAGAAGTTGCTTTTATAGGAAGATAGAGAATAGCGGCTTAGTAGAAGAGAAGTCAAAGTCAGCTATTTTATCGTATTTGTTTTCAACTTTTAAAAATAGAGAAGAAAACCCGAAACCGGATTCATATGTTAGTAAACTACTGAATAAAGGAAAAAGTAGAATACTTCAAAAACTTGGAGAAGAAGCGGTTGAAACTATTATAGCTGGTATGAGAGGGGATAAAAGCGAATTTGTTTATGAGGTAACAGACTTATACTTTCATATAGCACTTTCACTTTATACTTTTGGTTTGAGTTTTGATAATATTTATGAAGAGTTAATTAGAAGAAAGAAGGATGAGAAGGATGGATAA
- a CDS encoding potassium channel family protein: protein MIKLILNRIKREIFLVFFIILFGTCGYMFLEHYTPIEALFMTVITITTVGYEEVKPLDNAGMLFSIILILSSFGIFAFAISRIVDYMFSSYFEEREKMKMENKLKKLKDHIIVCGYGRMGSIVAKDLRKNKKDVVIIENNPQTCELAKKDGFIAIEGNATNDEMLIKAGVKVAKSIVATTSSEPDNGFISLSAKKLNPQILVISRASNTEWISKLHLAGADEVISPHTFGARRIVNFILNPGLVEFLDILRDENIDIFMEELIVKPNSILNGKTFKSWEDLRLFLDVPSLIPLTFCIEKYNKCPHNEEFTLKESDKIIIIGSKSDIERVNKLVLQNSN from the coding sequence ATGATTAAACTAATCTTAAATCGTATAAAACGAGAAATTTTTCTAGTATTTTTTATCATTTTATTTGGAACATGTGGATACATGTTTCTAGAACATTACACTCCAATTGAAGCACTTTTTATGACAGTCATAACAATAACAACTGTTGGTTATGAAGAAGTAAAGCCTCTTGACAATGCTGGAATGTTATTTAGCATAATTTTAATACTATCAAGTTTTGGCATATTTGCATTCGCTATCTCAAGAATAGTAGATTATATGTTTAGCTCATATTTCGAAGAAAGAGAGAAGATGAAAATGGAAAACAAGTTAAAAAAACTTAAAGATCATATTATAGTATGTGGATATGGCAGAATGGGTTCTATCGTAGCAAAAGATTTGAGAAAAAACAAAAAAGACGTAGTAATAATAGAAAATAATCCCCAAACTTGTGAACTTGCAAAAAAAGATGGGTTTATCGCTATCGAAGGAAATGCTACTAATGATGAAATGCTAATAAAAGCTGGCGTAAAAGTAGCAAAATCAATAGTAGCTACTACCTCATCTGAGCCAGATAATGGGTTTATAAGTCTTTCTGCAAAAAAACTTAATCCGCAAATATTAGTTATCAGTAGAGCCAGTAATACAGAATGGATATCAAAATTACACCTTGCTGGTGCAGATGAAGTGATATCTCCACATACCTTTGGTGCAAGGAGAATTGTAAACTTTATATTAAATCCAGGGCTTGTTGAATTTCTCGACATTTTAAGAGATGAAAATATTGACATATTTATGGAAGAATTAATTGTAAAACCTAACTCCATACTCAATGGCAAAACTTTTAAATCATGGGAGGATTTAAGATTATTCTTAGATGTTCCATCTCTAATACCTTTAACATTTTGTATCGAAAAATATAATAAGTGCCCACATAACGAGGAGTTTACATTAAAAGAATCTGATAAAATAATCATAATCGGTTCAAAATCGGATATAGAGAGAGTTAATAAACTTGTATTGCAAAATAGCAATTGA
- the aroQ gene encoding type II 3-dehydroquinate dehydratase, producing MKKILVINGPNLNMLGTREPNIYGNITLHSLEELILNFAKELEIKVDFFQSNHEGDIIDKIHRTYDAYNAFIINPGAFTHYSYAIRDAIASINIPVIEVHLSNIHAREEFRKSSVIAPVCLGQISGLGELSYLTAIVAIDKYLQKSAKKI from the coding sequence ATGAAAAAAATATTAGTTATAAATGGTCCAAACCTTAATATGCTAGGAACCAGAGAACCAAATATTTATGGCAATATTACTTTACATAGCTTAGAAGAGTTAATATTAAACTTTGCCAAAGAACTGGAAATAAAAGTAGATTTCTTTCAGTCAAATCATGAAGGAGATATTATAGACAAAATTCACAGAACTTACGACGCATATAATGCTTTTATAATCAATCCAGGTGCCTTCACTCACTACTCCTATGCAATAAGAGATGCTATTGCCTCAATTAACATCCCCGTTATAGAGGTGCATCTCTCAAACATTCACGCAAGGGAGGAGTTTAGAAAATCTTCAGTGATAGCACCAGTTTGTCTTGGGCAAATAAGCGGCTTGGGAGAATTATCCTATTTAACTGCAATAGTTGCCATAGACAAATACCTACAAAAGTCAGCAAAAAAGATATAA
- the lon gene encoding endopeptidase La: MDKDIKDIKENQNETKELPYRELPLIPLKDTVIFPHMVVPLFIGRDKSLKALEEAMLKYEKHVLVVSQKKPDEEAEIEGLYQVGVIANILQILKLPDGHARIVVQGTDRAKILSFKQTDPFFLVEFEKLEEEDSKDPEIEAMVRVLISKFEEATKLGKNIPSEAVIAIYNISEPSRLSEYIATHLINSTEEKQLILETTDLKEKLKKLLKYVQKEISILEVESRIKNQINQEMEKHQKEFYLREQIKAIQKELGEAEEKQVELEDLKNKIKEAKMPPEVEKKVYKEISRLEKMPSTSAEVPVIRTYLDWVINLPWSKKSKDNLDILKAEKILEREHYGLKKVKERIIEFLAIRKLTKSLKGPILCFVGPPGVGKTSLGKSIAAALNRKFIRIALGGMRDEAEIRGHRKTYVGALPGRIIQSISQVQTNNPVFMMDEIDKVGTDFRGDPTSALLEVLDPEQNHSFTDHYLEVPFDLSNVMFITTANLIDPIPEPLRDRMEIIEIPGYTEDEKVEIAMRHLLPKQLKFHGLNKEKVKINKDVIIKIIREYTHEAGVRNLERNIASLCRKAAKLIATNKAKSVTFTVKNLEKYLGVAKYSYGMADEVDRVGVVTGLAWTPSGGDILFIETLIYPGKGQLTLTGQLGDVMKESAQAALSYIKSNAKTLNISEEILSKNDMHIHVPEGAIPKDGPSAGVAIATSMVSALTGKKANKNVAMTGEITLRGQVLPIGGIREKLLAAHRAGIKKVLIPEKNKKEVAEIPKNVLKNLEITYIKEVQEAFQATLLDN; encoded by the coding sequence GTGGATAAGGATATAAAGGATATAAAAGAAAATCAAAACGAAACAAAAGAATTACCCTATAGGGAATTACCCTTAATACCTCTAAAAGATACGGTAATCTTCCCTCATATGGTAGTACCTCTTTTTATAGGAAGAGATAAATCGCTAAAAGCACTTGAAGAAGCAATGTTAAAGTATGAAAAACACGTTTTGGTAGTCTCTCAAAAAAAGCCCGATGAAGAAGCTGAAATAGAAGGCCTTTATCAGGTTGGAGTAATAGCAAATATACTTCAAATATTAAAATTGCCTGACGGTCATGCAAGAATAGTTGTGCAAGGCACAGATAGAGCAAAAATTTTATCATTTAAACAAACCGATCCATTTTTTCTTGTCGAATTTGAGAAACTAGAAGAAGAAGATTCAAAGGATCCAGAAATTGAAGCAATGGTAAGAGTCCTTATTAGCAAATTTGAAGAAGCTACAAAACTTGGGAAAAATATTCCAAGTGAAGCTGTGATAGCCATATATAATATAAGTGAACCATCAAGATTATCTGAATATATAGCTACTCATCTTATAAACAGCACAGAAGAAAAACAACTTATTCTTGAAACCACTGACCTAAAAGAAAAACTAAAAAAGTTACTCAAATATGTGCAAAAAGAAATTTCTATTCTAGAAGTAGAATCAAGAATCAAGAATCAAATAAACCAGGAGATGGAAAAACATCAGAAGGAATTCTACCTTAGAGAACAAATTAAAGCGATCCAAAAAGAACTTGGAGAAGCAGAAGAAAAACAAGTGGAATTAGAGGATCTTAAAAACAAAATTAAAGAAGCAAAAATGCCCCCAGAAGTAGAAAAAAAGGTTTACAAAGAAATTTCCAGATTGGAAAAAATGCCCTCTACTTCTGCAGAAGTACCAGTAATTAGAACATACCTTGATTGGGTTATAAATCTTCCCTGGTCAAAAAAGTCGAAAGATAATCTCGATATATTAAAAGCTGAAAAAATTTTAGAAAGAGAACACTATGGGCTTAAAAAAGTAAAAGAGAGAATAATAGAATTTTTAGCTATAAGAAAGTTAACAAAAAGTCTTAAGGGACCAATTCTTTGTTTTGTAGGACCACCTGGTGTAGGAAAAACTTCTCTTGGAAAGTCAATTGCAGCGGCATTAAACAGAAAATTCATAAGAATCGCGTTGGGCGGCATGAGAGATGAAGCAGAAATAAGAGGACACAGAAAAACATATGTAGGAGCACTACCAGGTAGAATTATTCAAAGTATTTCTCAAGTGCAAACTAATAATCCTGTATTTATGATGGATGAAATAGATAAAGTTGGTACCGATTTCAGGGGCGATCCAACAAGCGCCCTACTTGAAGTTTTAGACCCAGAGCAAAACCATTCTTTTACTGATCACTACTTAGAAGTTCCTTTCGATCTTTCAAACGTTATGTTCATAACTACTGCAAATCTAATTGATCCTATTCCAGAACCTTTAAGGGATAGAATGGAAATAATAGAGATCCCGGGATATACAGAAGATGAAAAAGTAGAAATTGCTATGAGACATCTTTTACCCAAGCAACTAAAATTTCACGGTTTAAATAAAGAAAAAGTTAAAATCAACAAAGATGTAATAATAAAAATTATACGGGAATACACCCACGAAGCAGGTGTAAGAAATTTAGAAAGAAATATTGCATCTTTATGTAGAAAAGCAGCAAAATTAATTGCTACCAACAAGGCAAAAAGCGTAACCTTTACCGTTAAAAATCTAGAAAAATATTTAGGAGTAGCAAAGTATAGCTACGGAATGGCAGACGAAGTAGACAGGGTAGGTGTGGTAACAGGCCTTGCATGGACACCTAGTGGAGGAGACATCTTGTTTATCGAAACCCTAATATATCCGGGTAAAGGACAATTAACCCTAACTGGCCAACTTGGTGATGTCATGAAAGAATCAGCTCAGGCAGCACTTAGCTATATTAAATCCAATGCAAAAACATTGAATATTTCTGAAGAAATTCTTAGTAAGAATGATATGCACATTCACGTACCAGAAGGCGCAATACCTAAAGATGGACCATCAGCAGGAGTCGCAATTGCTACCTCAATGGTATCAGCTCTTACTGGCAAAAAAGCAAACAAAAACGTTGCAATGACAGGAGAAATAACGCTTAGAGGACAGGTGTTACCAATAGGAGGTATTAGAGAAAAGCTTCTTGCAGCTCATAGAGCAGGGATTAAAAAAGTTTTAATTCCTGAAAAAAATAAGAAAGAAGTTGCAGAAATCCCAAAAAATGTATTAAAAAATTTAGAAATAACTTACATTAAAGAAGTTCAAGAAGCCTTTCAGGCTACTCTTTTAGACAATTAA